The following are encoded together in the Misgurnus anguillicaudatus chromosome 14, ASM2758022v2, whole genome shotgun sequence genome:
- the LOC129427911 gene encoding uncharacterized protein isoform X1 encodes MELFIITLLHLLMQVQSESVSQAKLSVSSSVIMDTDRVQLECRNSENQKVKGCYFTTEGRGSLASGRCQLSLTGFDIIEWSGGQSSEVNIACHYTAYISQVYVSSPSSDPVTVTVQGFRQAKLSASSSVIMDRDTVQLECSNSENQMMKECYFIIDERENNRKQSKSCQLSLTGFDISIWSGGQRSSVIITCYYNAYKLKFLMASSRSDPVTVHISTSTTTVRTTTTTVTTTSVAVVPTSRVTTYHPAETTTYPEVPTTKYYTPGYMLIVVVISVIAIFIIASIGIICLSQFYCTEKCLHSCLVTENFSKDSGSDDVYTTVVYYSTSTWQPQSTEDLKVFS; translated from the exons ATGGAGTTGTTCATCATCACTCTTCTGCATCTTCTTATGCAGGTTCAGTCAGAAA gTGTCTCTCAGGCAAAGTTGTCAGTGTCTTCTTCAGTTATCATGGACACAGACAGAGTACAGCTGGAGTGTAGGAACAGTGAGAATCAGAAGGTGAAAGGGTGTTACTTCACAACGGAGGGAAGAGGCAGTTTGGCGAGCGGAAGATGTCAACTATCACTCACTGGATTTGACATCATTGAATGGTCAGGAGGTCAGAGTTCAGAAGTCAACATAGCCTGCCACTACACTGCGTATATATCACAAGTGTACGTATCATCTCCAAGTTCAGATCCAGTAACAGTAACAGTTCAGG GTTTTCGTCAGGCCAAGTTGTCAGCATCTTCTTCAGTTATCATGGACAGAGACACAGTACAGCTGGAGTGTAGTAACAGTGAGAATCAGATGATGAAGGAGTGTTACTTCATAATAGATGAAAGAGAAAATAACAGGAAACAGAGCAAATCATGTCAACTATCACTCACTGGATTTGACATTAGTATTTGGTCGGGAGGTCAGAGGTCATCTGTCATCATAACCTGCTACTACAATGCGTATAAATTAAAATTTCTCATGGCATCTTCACGTTCAGATCCAGTAACAGTTCACA TTTCCACATCAACCACCACTGTGcgtacaacaacaacaacagtcaCGACAACTT CAGTAGCTGTAGTGCCCACATCTAGAGTAACAACATACCACCCAGCTGAAACCACAACATACCCTGAAGTTCCAACCACAAAATACTATACACCTG GCTATATGCTGATAGTAGTGGTGATTTCTGTCATAGCCATATTTATAATTGCATCCATTGGAATCATCTGTCTGAGCCAATTTTACT GCACTGAGAAATGTCTCCATTCCTGCTTAGTGACAGAAAACTTTTCTAAAGATTCAG GATCTGATGATGTTTATACAACGGTGGTCTACTACAGCACATCAACCTGGCAACCTCAGAGCACTGAAGATCTCAAAGTCTTCTCATAG
- the LOC129427911 gene encoding uncharacterized protein isoform X2 codes for MELFIITLLHLLMQVQSESVSQAKLSVSSSVIMDTDRVQLECRNSENQKVKGCYFTTEGRGSLASGRCQLSLTGFDIIEWSGGQSSEVNIACHYTAYISQVYVSSPSSDPVTVTVQGFRQAKLSASSSVIMDRDTVQLECSNSENQMMKECYFIIDERENNRKQSKSCQLSLTGFDISIWSGGQRSSVIITCYYNAYKLKFLMASSRSDPVTVHISTSTTTVRTTTTTVTTTLAVVPTSRVTTYHPAETTTYPEVPTTKYYTPGYMLIVVVISVIAIFIIASIGIICLSQFYCTEKCLHSCLVTENFSKDSGSDDVYTTVVYYSTSTWQPQSTEDLKVFS; via the exons ATGGAGTTGTTCATCATCACTCTTCTGCATCTTCTTATGCAGGTTCAGTCAGAAA gTGTCTCTCAGGCAAAGTTGTCAGTGTCTTCTTCAGTTATCATGGACACAGACAGAGTACAGCTGGAGTGTAGGAACAGTGAGAATCAGAAGGTGAAAGGGTGTTACTTCACAACGGAGGGAAGAGGCAGTTTGGCGAGCGGAAGATGTCAACTATCACTCACTGGATTTGACATCATTGAATGGTCAGGAGGTCAGAGTTCAGAAGTCAACATAGCCTGCCACTACACTGCGTATATATCACAAGTGTACGTATCATCTCCAAGTTCAGATCCAGTAACAGTAACAGTTCAGG GTTTTCGTCAGGCCAAGTTGTCAGCATCTTCTTCAGTTATCATGGACAGAGACACAGTACAGCTGGAGTGTAGTAACAGTGAGAATCAGATGATGAAGGAGTGTTACTTCATAATAGATGAAAGAGAAAATAACAGGAAACAGAGCAAATCATGTCAACTATCACTCACTGGATTTGACATTAGTATTTGGTCGGGAGGTCAGAGGTCATCTGTCATCATAACCTGCTACTACAATGCGTATAAATTAAAATTTCTCATGGCATCTTCACGTTCAGATCCAGTAACAGTTCACA TTTCCACATCAACCACCACTGTGcgtacaacaacaacaacagtcaCGACAACTT TAGCTGTAGTGCCCACATCTAGAGTAACAACATACCACCCAGCTGAAACCACAACATACCCTGAAGTTCCAACCACAAAATACTATACACCTG GCTATATGCTGATAGTAGTGGTGATTTCTGTCATAGCCATATTTATAATTGCATCCATTGGAATCATCTGTCTGAGCCAATTTTACT GCACTGAGAAATGTCTCCATTCCTGCTTAGTGACAGAAAACTTTTCTAAAGATTCAG GATCTGATGATGTTTATACAACGGTGGTCTACTACAGCACATCAACCTGGCAACCTCAGAGCACTGAAGATCTCAAAGTCTTCTCATAG